Proteins encoded together in one Xenopus laevis strain J_2021 chromosome 6L, Xenopus_laevis_v10.1, whole genome shotgun sequence window:
- the mcm3.L gene encoding maternal DNA replication licensing factor mcm3, protein MDYGGGFEDHELREAQREYLDFLDDDQDQGLYHGKVRDMIGSNEHRLIVNLNDVRRKNDKRANLMLNDAFAETIAFQRALKDLVASIDATYAKQFEEFSVGFEGSFGSKHVSPRTLTASLLGSLVCVEGIVTKCSLVRPKVMRSVHYCPATKKTLERKYSDLTSLEAFPSSSIYPTKDEENNPLETEYGLSTYKDHQTLSIQEMPEKAPAGQLPRSVDIIADDDLVDKCKPGDRVQIVGIYRCLPSKQGGFTSGTFRTILLANNIKLMSKEIAPTFSADDVAKIKKFCKAHSKDIFEHLSKSLAPSIHGHEYIKKAILCMLLGGNEKVLENGTRIRGDINVLLIGDPSVAKSQLLRYVLHTAPRAIPTTGRGSSGVGLTAAVTTDQETGERRLEAGAMVLADRGVVCIDEFDKMSDMDRTAIHEVMEQGRVTIAKAGIQARLNARCSVLAAANPVYGRYDQYRTPMENIGLQDSLLSRFDLLFIVLDKMDADNDQEIADHVLRMHRYRTPGEQDGYALPLGCSVEIFATDDPNASDVTDQELQIYEKHDNLLHGPRKNKSKIVSMQFIRKYIHVAKLIKPVLTSEAADYISQEYAKIRNHDQINNDSARTMPVTARALETMIRLSTAHAKVRMSKTIERQDAETALELVQFAYFKKVLAKEKKKTDKDLHDENLSQDTLSQESVRKSSRRAGKIADSQDDSMDPYSFSEQDSSLNENLSQSLRPQRKKAESQDGKRSLSQNRTKEFKAALLKAFKSSRSQSVAVSQLLELINKGNPEPFERSEVKEALDNMQNDNQVMVSEDVVFLI, encoded by the exons ATGGATTACGGAGGTGGGTTTGAGGATCATGAGCTGCGGGAGGCGCAGAGGGAATATTTAGATTTCCTAGATGATGAT CAAGATCAAGGCCTTTACCATGGGAAGGTGAGGGACATGATTGGCTCCAATGAGCACCGGCTGATCGTCAACCTGAATGATGTGAGGAGGAAGAATGACAAAAGAGCCAACCT GATGCTGAATGATGCGTTTGCAGAAACTATTGCTTTTCAGAGGGCATTAAAAGATCTGGTGGCTTCCATTGATGCAACATATGCCAAGCAGTTTGAGGAGTTCAGTGTTGGATTCGAAGGCAGCTTTGGCAGCAAGCATGTCTCTCCCCGTACCCTAACAGCCAGTCTCCTGGGCTCTTTGGTTTGTGTGGAAGGGATCGTGACCAAAT GTTCCTTGGTTAGACCCAAAGTAATGCGCAGTGTCCATTATTGTCCAGCcaccaaaaaaacccttgaaagGAAATACTCTGACCTTACATCCCTGGAAGCATTTCCTTCTAGCTCCATTTATCCTACAAAG GATGAGGAAAACAACCCACTGGAAACAGAATATGGACTGAGCACTTACAAGGACCACCAAACCTTGAGTATCCAAGAAATGCCAGAAAAGGCCCCAGCTGGGCAGCTTCCTCGTTCTGTTGACATTATTGCAGATGATGATCTAGTAGATAAATGTAAACCAGGTGATAGAGTGCAGATAGTAGGGATATACCGTTGCCTTCCTTCCAAGCAAGGGGGCTTCACATCTGGAACTTTCAG gACCATATTATTGGCTAATAACATTAAGTTGATGAGTAAGGAGATTGCGCCAACATTTTCAGCTGATGATGTAGCTAAAATCAAGAAATTCTGCAAAGCTCATTCCAAA GACATATTTGAACATTTAAGCAAATCGTTGGCCCCCAGTATTCATGGCCATGAGTATATTAAGAAGGCCATTTTGTGTATGCTTCTTGGGGGCAATGAGAAGGTTCTTGAGAATGGCACACGTATAAGAGGAGATATCAATGTTCTCCTAATAG GAGATCCCTCAGTTGCCAAGTCTCAGCTATTGCGCTATGTACTGCACACAGCTCCACGAGCCATCCCTACTACTGGTAGAGGATCCTCTGGAGTAGGGTTAACGGCAGCTGTCACAACGGACCAGGAAACTG GGGAGAGGCGCTTGGAAGCTGGGGCTATGGTGCTTGCAGACAGAGGAGTGGTGTGCATTGAtgaatttgacaaaatgtctgATATGGACAGGACTGCAATCCATGAAGTGATGGAGCAGGGCCGAGTGACAATTGCAAAAGCAGGGATCCAGGCACGATTAAATGCCCGATGTAGCGTACTGGCAGCAGCAAATCCTGTTTATGGAAGG TATGACCAATATAGAACTCCAATGGAGAACATTGGGTTGCAGGATTCTCTGCTTTCAAGATTTGACTTGCTTTTTATTGTCCTGGACAAAATGGATGCAGACAATGATCAAGAAATTGCTGACCATGTTCTGAGGATGCACAGATATAGGACTCCAGGGGAACAAGATGGTTATG CATTGCCTCTTGGATGCAGTGTTGAGATCTTTGCCACAGATGATCCAAATGCCTCTGATGTTACAGATCAAGAGCTGCAAATTTATGAGAAACATGATAATTTACTCCATGGGCCACGGAAAAA CAAGTCAAAGATTGTGAGCATGCAGTTTATTCGGAAGTATATCCATGTTGCTAAACTGATAAAGCCCGTCCTGACTTCCGAAGCTGCTGACTACATATCTCAGGAATATGCAAAGATCAGGAACCACGATCAGATAAATAATGATAGTGCCAGG ACAATGCCAGTTACTGCCAGAGCGCTGGAAACCATGATCAGATTGTCTACTGCTCACGCTAAGGTCAGAATGAGCAAAACCATTGAGCGCCAGGATGCTGAAACTGCACTTGAGCTGGTCCAGTTTGCCTATTTCAAGAAG GTCTtggcaaaagaaaagaaaaaaacagacaagGATCTGCATGATGAAAACTTAAGTCAAGACACACTTAGCCAAGAGAGTGTTCG gaaaagTTCTAGACGTGCAGGAAAAATTGCTGACTCTCAAGATGATTCAATGGACCCATACTCTTTTAGTGAGCAAGATAGCAGTCTAAATGAAA ACCTTTCTCAGAGTTTAAGACCTCAACGGAAAAAAGCAGAAAGTCAAGATGGCAAGCGGTCCTTGAGTCAAAACAG GACCAAAGAGTTTAAAGCTGCCCTCCTGAAAGCCTTTAAGAGCAGTCGGTCACAGTCTGTTGCGGTCAGTCAGCTGCTGGAGCTCATCAACAAGGGGAATCCAGAGCCTTTTGAACGGAGTGAAGTAAAGGAGGCCTTGGACAATATGCAGAATGACAATCAGGTCATGGTGTCAGAAGATGTGGTTTTCCTAATCTAA